A genome region from Pseudanabaena sp. Chao 1811 includes the following:
- the ykgO gene encoding type B 50S ribosomal protein L36 has product MKVVSSLRSAKTRHKDCKVVRRRGRIYVICKTNPKFKARQG; this is encoded by the coding sequence ATGAAAGTTGTTAGCTCCCTCAGATCGGCAAAAACTCGCCATAAGGACTGCAAAGTTGTACGTCGTCGCGGCAGAATCTATGTCATTTGTAAGACAAACCCAAAGTTCAAAGCTCGTCAAGGGTAA
- a CDS encoding PAP/fibrillin family protein, with protein sequence MTSNTRKANLFNAIAPVNRGLNMSEDQRKAIFSAVAYLEELNPTPAPTQAPELLDGNWLLLFTTSQELLGIDRFPLYKLGNIYQCLRVDEGKIFNVAEIKGLPLLSGLVSVCANFSVVNEKRVKVNFERLVAGSQTLVGYQDVNSFIDTLRSPKKLLAIDFQIKREDQKGWLETTYLDQDLRIGRGNEGNLFVLRKV encoded by the coding sequence ATGACTAGTAATACTCGCAAAGCAAATCTATTTAATGCGATCGCCCCTGTGAATCGCGGATTGAATATGTCGGAAGATCAGCGCAAAGCAATTTTTTCGGCAGTTGCCTATCTTGAAGAGTTAAACCCTACGCCTGCACCGACCCAAGCTCCTGAATTATTAGATGGTAATTGGTTGTTGCTATTTACAACGAGCCAAGAGTTGTTAGGGATTGATCGCTTTCCACTTTATAAACTAGGCAATATCTATCAGTGCTTGCGCGTAGATGAAGGTAAGATTTTTAATGTTGCCGAAATTAAGGGTTTGCCGTTATTAAGTGGATTAGTAAGTGTCTGTGCCAATTTCTCTGTGGTTAATGAGAAACGGGTTAAAGTGAATTTTGAGAGATTAGTAGCTGGTTCCCAAACCTTGGTGGGCTATCAGGATGTCAATAGTTTTATTGATACTTTGCGATCGCCTAAGAAATTATTAGCGATCGACTTCCAAATTAAGCGCGAAGATCAGAAGGGTTGGCTGGAAACCACTTATCTCGATCAAGACTTACGAATTGGTCGCGGTAATGAAGGAAATTTATTCGTTTTGCGAAAAGTATAA
- a CDS encoding glycosyltransferase family 4 protein has translation MLHPTAIPYLVAFAVSAIVVWLSTPIIRHFGLKAGLVDKPNHRKMHTTPVVRVGGVAIFLGSVTALLLVWVGGYFGILPQTREYEVWGVTIGGAAFFLIGFADDLFNLPPLPRLIAQLAVSAAAWRVGVRIDFISVPFLGIIKFGWLSLPITMVWLSGMANAINWLDGLDGLAAGVTTIAAAVILITSLFMQQPAAALIAAALAGGCLGFLRYNFKPKSSAEIFMGDGGAYFLGFTLAGVSVIGLVKAVATVALIMPYMILAVPIVDATAVILQRIGRGESPMAAGKQHLHHRLVQAGVSKRLTVLFIYALTLWVGSIAMAISGMPAGGTYAAISTLLMVYACWKVWQRIKAKEERSQKEQASQVSDR, from the coding sequence ATGCTGCATCCAACTGCCATTCCTTACTTGGTCGCCTTTGCAGTATCTGCGATCGTGGTGTGGCTGAGTACGCCGATTATTCGACATTTCGGACTTAAAGCAGGATTAGTAGATAAGCCCAATCATCGCAAGATGCACACCACTCCTGTAGTGCGGGTAGGGGGAGTAGCAATTTTTTTAGGAAGTGTCACTGCCCTATTACTAGTTTGGGTAGGCGGATATTTTGGCATCTTGCCCCAAACTAGAGAATATGAAGTCTGGGGCGTAACAATTGGTGGAGCAGCCTTTTTCTTAATCGGATTTGCGGATGATCTATTTAACTTACCGCCATTACCGCGATTAATTGCCCAGTTAGCGGTATCTGCTGCCGCTTGGCGCGTGGGCGTGCGCATTGACTTTATCTCCGTTCCATTTCTGGGCATTATCAAGTTTGGATGGCTCAGTTTACCAATCACGATGGTCTGGCTCTCTGGCATGGCAAATGCGATCAATTGGCTTGATGGACTCGATGGACTTGCCGCAGGTGTAACGACCATCGCCGCCGCAGTAATTTTAATCACCAGTCTATTTATGCAGCAACCTGCGGCAGCTTTGATTGCAGCAGCACTAGCAGGTGGTTGTTTAGGATTTTTGCGCTACAACTTCAAACCGAAAAGTTCGGCGGAAATCTTTATGGGGGATGGTGGCGCATACTTTTTGGGCTTTACTCTCGCAGGGGTCAGTGTTATTGGTTTAGTTAAGGCTGTGGCAACGGTTGCCCTAATTATGCCCTACATGATTCTGGCTGTACCAATTGTGGATGCGACAGCAGTAATTTTGCAGCGTATTGGCAGAGGTGAGTCCCCAATGGCGGCGGGTAAACAGCATTTACACCATCGCCTTGTCCAAGCAGGTGTATCCAAACGCCTCACAGTTTTATTTATCTATGCTCTCACCCTATGGGTTGGTAGTATTGCGATGGCAATCTCAGGAATGCCAGCAGGGGGAACCTACGCAGCGATTAGTACTTTATTAATGGTTTATGCCTGTTGGAAGGTGTGGCAACGTATCAAAGCTAAAGAAGAGCGATCGCAAAAAGAACAAGCTTCTCAAGTTAGCGATCGTTAA
- a CDS encoding ankyrin repeat domain-containing protein, whose translation MNSVLRNSSFLLFVSVVLCFSNHINAGVYADEVPQNIQPQRIASSQQVKQAEIKQNLNEKLLIAAKNGKPAEVRSLISQATDVNVRDEYGWTPILWAAMNGHTDVVRVLLAAGANPNTRNKYGWTPLMWAAGQGYGEIVRSLIASGARLNAQDRNGWTAIMWAWDGKQEETVAILRSATRQ comes from the coding sequence ATGAATTCTGTTTTAAGAAACTCCAGTTTTTTATTGTTTGTTAGTGTAGTTCTATGCTTTAGCAACCATATCAATGCAGGTGTTTATGCAGATGAAGTACCTCAAAATATCCAACCTCAGCGTATTGCATCCAGTCAACAGGTTAAACAAGCAGAAATTAAGCAGAATCTCAATGAAAAATTGCTAATTGCAGCTAAAAATGGAAAACCTGCTGAGGTTCGATCGCTAATTTCCCAAGCCACCGATGTGAATGTCCGTGATGAATATGGCTGGACACCAATATTATGGGCAGCGATGAATGGACATACCGATGTGGTGAGAGTTTTGCTAGCCGCAGGAGCAAATCCCAACACCCGTAATAAATATGGCTGGACTCCCCTCATGTGGGCAGCAGGGCAAGGCTATGGCGAAATTGTGCGATCGCTAATCGCCTCAGGCGCAAGACTTAATGCTCAAGATCGTAATGGCTGGACAGCGATCATGTGGGCATGGGATGGCAAACAAGAGGAGACGGTAGCAATTTTACGAAGCGCTACCCGTCAATAA